From a region of the Equus przewalskii isolate Varuska chromosome 2, EquPr2, whole genome shotgun sequence genome:
- the DMRTA2 gene encoding doublesex- and mab-3-related transcription factor A2 isoform X1 has product MKQTFLPVSPQLSYTLGDYIFSSEPSFHPSEPVTFSLFLFFPEEPLIQTKSYTLSINQIEEELWWGWGWRSSALQGAPRAPAASNPTVASHTPGAAISPSKPGLQESALELSAPRRLTARLPLPPSSTPGPAMELRSELPSVPGAATAAATGTGPPVASVASVAAAAAAAASLPVSVAGGLLRAPPLLLRAAEKYPRTPKCARCRNHGVVSALKGHKRYCRWKDCLCAKCTLIAERQRVMAAQVALRRQQAQEENEARELQLLYGTAEGLALAAANGIIPPRPAYEVFGSVCAADGGGPAAGAPAGTGGGAAGAGSSEAKLQKFDLFPKTLLQSGRPGSPQPPPGKPLSPDGADSGPGASSPEVRPGSGSENGDGESFSGSPLARASKEAGGSCPGSAGPGGGGEEDSPGSASPLGSESGSEADKEEAEAAPAPGLGGGPGPRQRTPLDILTRVFPGHRRGVLELVLQGCGGDVVQAIEQVLNHHRGGLAAGLGPAVPPEKAAVGAVAAADDAWPGRVDAAAAAGGPGLPAPLQAGPAVPPHHRPLLAGAMAPGALGSLSSRSAFSPLQPNASHFGADAGAYPLGAPLGLSPLRLAYSAAAAHSRGLAFMAPYSTAGLVPTLGFRPPMDYAFSDLMRDRSAAAAAVHKEPTYGGGLYGPMVNGAPEKQ; this is encoded by the exons ATGAAACAAACCTTTCTACCTGTCTCACCCCAGTTAAGCTACACTTTGGGGGATTATATTTTCTCTTCCGAACCCTCGTTCCATCCATCTGAACCAGTgactttcagtctttttttattttttccagaggaACCACTGATTCAAACGAAATCTTACACCCTGAGCATAAATCAGATAGAAGAAGAgctctggtgggggtgggggtggaggagctcGGCCTTGCAGGGGGCTCCGAGGGCACCTGCTGCCAGCAATCCGACAGTCGCTAGCCACACTCCCGGGGCCGCGATTTCCCCGTCTAAGCCTGGGCTCCAGGAGAGCGCGCTTGAGCTTAGCGCCCCAAGACGCCTCACCGCACGTCTCCCCCTCCCGCCGTCTTCCACGCCAGGTCCTGCCATGGAGCTGCGCTCGGAGCTGCCCAGCGTGCCAGGCGCGGCGACGGCGGCGGCGACAGGGACGGGGCCGCCCGTGGCGTCGGTGGCATCGgtggcagcggcggcggcggcggccgcttCGCTGCCGGTGAGCGTGGCGGGCGGCTTGCTACGGGCGCCGCCGCTGTTGTTGCGGGCGGCGGAGAAGTACCCGCGGACCCCCAAGTGCGCGCGCTGTCGCAACCACGGCGTGGTGTCGGCGCTCAAGGGCCACAAGCGCTACTGCCGCTGGAAGGACTGCCTGTGCGCCAAGTGCACGCTCATCGCCGAGCGCCAGCGCGTCATGGCGGCGCAGGTGGCGCTGCGCAGGCAGCAGGCGCAGGAGGAGAACGAGGCGCGCGAGCTGCAGCTGCTCTACGGCACGGCCGAGGGCCTGGCGCTGGCCGCCGCCAACGGCATCATCCCGCCGCGACCCGCCTACGAGGTCTTCGGCTCTGTGTGCGCCGCCGACGGCGGGGGGCCGGCAGCCGGAGCGCCCGCGGGGACCGGAGGCGGCGCAGCGGGCGCCGGGAGCTCAG aAGCCAAGTTACAGAAGTTTGACCTGTTCCCCAAGACGCTGCTTCAGTCAGGCCGCCCGGGCAGTCCGCAGCCGCCGCCAGGCAAGCCCTTATCACCCGACGGCGCGGACTCGGGTCCGGGGGCATCGTCCCCGGAGGTGCGGCCGGGCTCGGGTTCGGAGAACGGCGACGGCGAGTCCTTTTCAGGGTCGCCCCTGGCCCGGGCCTCCAAGGAGGCAGGTGGGAGCTGCCCGGGCAGCGCTGGCCCCGGAGGCGGCGGCGAGGAGGACAGCCCGGGCTCCGCCAGCCCTCTGGGCTCGGAATCCGGTTCCGAGGCCGACAAAGAAGAAGCAGAGGCCGCGCCCGCGCCGGGGCTGGGCGGGGGCCCGGGTCCACGGCAGCGGACGCCGCTGGACATCTTGACGCGCGTCTTCCCGGGCCACCGGCGAGGCGTCCTGGAGCTGGTGTTGCAGGGCTGCGGCGGCGACGTGGTGCAGGCCATCGAGCAGGTGCTGAACCACCACCGCGGGGGCCTGGCGGCCGGCCTTGGCCCCGCCGTGCCTCCCGAGAAGGCCGCGGTGGGTGCCGTCGCAGCAGCGGACGACGCGTGGCCGGGCCGCGTGgacgccgccgccgcggccgggGGTCCCGGGCTGCCCGCGCCCCTGCAGGCCGGCCCCGCCGTCCCGCCGCACCACAGACCTTTGCTGGCCGGCGCCATGGCGCCCGGGGCGCTGGGCTCGCTGAGCAGCCGCTCGGCCTTCTCGCCGCTGCAGCCCAACGCCAGCCACTTCGGCGCCGACGCGGGCGCCTACCCGCTGGGCGCGCCGCTCGGCCTCAGCCCCCTGCGCCTGGCCtactcggcggcggcggcgcacaGCCGCGGCCTGGCCTTCATGGCTCCCTACTCCACCGCCGGCCTCGTGCCCACCCTCGGCTTCCGCCCGCCCATGGACTACGCCTTCAGCGACCTCATGCGCGACCGCTCGGCCGCCGCCGCGGCTGTGCACAAGGAGCCGACCTACGGCGGCGGCCTCTACGGGCCGATGGTCAACGGCGCCCCGGAGAAGCAGTAG
- the DMRTA2 gene encoding doublesex- and mab-3-related transcription factor A2 isoform X2 — protein MELRSELPSVPGAATAAATGTGPPVASVASVAAAAAAAASLPVSVAGGLLRAPPLLLRAAEKYPRTPKCARCRNHGVVSALKGHKRYCRWKDCLCAKCTLIAERQRVMAAQVALRRQQAQEENEARELQLLYGTAEGLALAAANGIIPPRPAYEVFGSVCAADGGGPAAGAPAGTGGGAAGAGSSEAKLQKFDLFPKTLLQSGRPGSPQPPPGKPLSPDGADSGPGASSPEVRPGSGSENGDGESFSGSPLARASKEAGGSCPGSAGPGGGGEEDSPGSASPLGSESGSEADKEEAEAAPAPGLGGGPGPRQRTPLDILTRVFPGHRRGVLELVLQGCGGDVVQAIEQVLNHHRGGLAAGLGPAVPPEKAAVGAVAAADDAWPGRVDAAAAAGGPGLPAPLQAGPAVPPHHRPLLAGAMAPGALGSLSSRSAFSPLQPNASHFGADAGAYPLGAPLGLSPLRLAYSAAAAHSRGLAFMAPYSTAGLVPTLGFRPPMDYAFSDLMRDRSAAAAAVHKEPTYGGGLYGPMVNGAPEKQ, from the exons ATGGAGCTGCGCTCGGAGCTGCCCAGCGTGCCAGGCGCGGCGACGGCGGCGGCGACAGGGACGGGGCCGCCCGTGGCGTCGGTGGCATCGgtggcagcggcggcggcggcggccgcttCGCTGCCGGTGAGCGTGGCGGGCGGCTTGCTACGGGCGCCGCCGCTGTTGTTGCGGGCGGCGGAGAAGTACCCGCGGACCCCCAAGTGCGCGCGCTGTCGCAACCACGGCGTGGTGTCGGCGCTCAAGGGCCACAAGCGCTACTGCCGCTGGAAGGACTGCCTGTGCGCCAAGTGCACGCTCATCGCCGAGCGCCAGCGCGTCATGGCGGCGCAGGTGGCGCTGCGCAGGCAGCAGGCGCAGGAGGAGAACGAGGCGCGCGAGCTGCAGCTGCTCTACGGCACGGCCGAGGGCCTGGCGCTGGCCGCCGCCAACGGCATCATCCCGCCGCGACCCGCCTACGAGGTCTTCGGCTCTGTGTGCGCCGCCGACGGCGGGGGGCCGGCAGCCGGAGCGCCCGCGGGGACCGGAGGCGGCGCAGCGGGCGCCGGGAGCTCAG aAGCCAAGTTACAGAAGTTTGACCTGTTCCCCAAGACGCTGCTTCAGTCAGGCCGCCCGGGCAGTCCGCAGCCGCCGCCAGGCAAGCCCTTATCACCCGACGGCGCGGACTCGGGTCCGGGGGCATCGTCCCCGGAGGTGCGGCCGGGCTCGGGTTCGGAGAACGGCGACGGCGAGTCCTTTTCAGGGTCGCCCCTGGCCCGGGCCTCCAAGGAGGCAGGTGGGAGCTGCCCGGGCAGCGCTGGCCCCGGAGGCGGCGGCGAGGAGGACAGCCCGGGCTCCGCCAGCCCTCTGGGCTCGGAATCCGGTTCCGAGGCCGACAAAGAAGAAGCAGAGGCCGCGCCCGCGCCGGGGCTGGGCGGGGGCCCGGGTCCACGGCAGCGGACGCCGCTGGACATCTTGACGCGCGTCTTCCCGGGCCACCGGCGAGGCGTCCTGGAGCTGGTGTTGCAGGGCTGCGGCGGCGACGTGGTGCAGGCCATCGAGCAGGTGCTGAACCACCACCGCGGGGGCCTGGCGGCCGGCCTTGGCCCCGCCGTGCCTCCCGAGAAGGCCGCGGTGGGTGCCGTCGCAGCAGCGGACGACGCGTGGCCGGGCCGCGTGgacgccgccgccgcggccgggGGTCCCGGGCTGCCCGCGCCCCTGCAGGCCGGCCCCGCCGTCCCGCCGCACCACAGACCTTTGCTGGCCGGCGCCATGGCGCCCGGGGCGCTGGGCTCGCTGAGCAGCCGCTCGGCCTTCTCGCCGCTGCAGCCCAACGCCAGCCACTTCGGCGCCGACGCGGGCGCCTACCCGCTGGGCGCGCCGCTCGGCCTCAGCCCCCTGCGCCTGGCCtactcggcggcggcggcgcacaGCCGCGGCCTGGCCTTCATGGCTCCCTACTCCACCGCCGGCCTCGTGCCCACCCTCGGCTTCCGCCCGCCCATGGACTACGCCTTCAGCGACCTCATGCGCGACCGCTCGGCCGCCGCCGCGGCTGTGCACAAGGAGCCGACCTACGGCGGCGGCCTCTACGGGCCGATGGTCAACGGCGCCCCGGAGAAGCAGTAG